Proteins from a single region of Chryseobacterium scophthalmum:
- a CDS encoding SusD/RagB family nutrient-binding outer membrane lipoprotein produces MKKIFLSTAIALSVFSMNSCERSFEEINTDTSKIKQPSVGSFLVPIQYEMGSYGYNRADDFTFDIMQVALDFPNEGNTVSRYYLTESTGNGYWNTSYKWLKQVKELNEAAKKENNNNYLAISKVLNAWIMANLTDAFGDVPMTEALRLEENIMRPKYDKQKDIYLFLLDDLKAANTLFDTTKTLSEGDLFFQANASTAGIIKWKKFCNSLSLRLLTRILNKNGEVNVHARINEIVNNPTVYPIFQSNADGATLDISGVAPLMPPIARPQDFTAYRASGGFFTQTLVDNNDPRLSLFFTQAKSLPPANANIGYKGVPSGYALGSTFDYQPSNLNQNLAKAPLKILVMPYAELQFILSELALKGIIPGSAQTFYESGVKATLEQWGATMPANYFANPKVAYNGTLERIMLQKYVGLFFVDHQQWYEQRRTGFPVLPNNGGLMNNAKMPQRMPYPTVTKVQNYENYVTASQNMGGDNINTKMWWNQ; encoded by the coding sequence ATGAAAAAAATATTTTTATCTACCGCAATTGCTCTTTCAGTTTTTAGTATGAATTCTTGCGAAAGAAGCTTTGAAGAGATCAATACAGATACAAGCAAAATAAAACAGCCTTCTGTAGGAAGTTTTCTGGTTCCGATTCAGTACGAAATGGGATCTTACGGATACAACAGAGCCGATGATTTTACATTCGATATCATGCAGGTTGCTCTGGATTTTCCTAATGAAGGAAATACAGTAAGTCGTTATTATTTAACCGAAAGTACCGGAAACGGATATTGGAATACAAGCTACAAATGGCTGAAACAGGTAAAAGAGCTGAATGAAGCTGCAAAAAAAGAAAACAATAATAATTATTTGGCAATTTCTAAAGTTCTGAATGCATGGATTATGGCGAATCTTACCGATGCATTTGGCGATGTTCCGATGACGGAAGCTTTAAGGCTTGAAGAAAATATCATGAGACCAAAATATGATAAGCAGAAAGACATCTACTTATTTCTTTTGGATGATCTGAAAGCAGCAAATACACTTTTTGATACCACAAAAACTTTAAGCGAAGGCGATCTTTTCTTTCAGGCAAATGCAAGTACAGCCGGAATCATAAAATGGAAAAAATTCTGTAATTCTCTTTCGTTAAGACTATTAACAAGAATTTTAAATAAGAATGGCGAAGTAAATGTACATGCAAGAATCAACGAGATTGTAAATAATCCTACAGTTTATCCGATCTTTCAAAGTAATGCAGATGGAGCTACTTTAGATATTTCAGGAGTTGCACCACTAATGCCGCCAATTGCAAGACCGCAGGATTTTACTGCATATAGAGCTTCAGGAGGATTTTTCACTCAGACTTTGGTAGACAATAATGACCCAAGATTAAGTCTGTTTTTTACTCAGGCTAAAAGTCTTCCGCCTGCAAATGCAAATATTGGCTACAAAGGAGTTCCTTCTGGATACGCATTGGGATCTACATTCGATTATCAACCTTCAAATTTAAATCAGAATTTAGCAAAAGCTCCGTTGAAAATTTTAGTAATGCCTTATGCGGAACTTCAGTTTATTCTTTCTGAATTGGCTTTAAAAGGAATTATTCCGGGAAGTGCACAAACGTTCTACGAAAGTGGTGTGAAAGCAACTCTTGAACAATGGGGAGCAACAATGCCTGCAAACTATTTTGCCAATCCTAAAGTAGCTTACAACGGAACTTTAGAAAGAATTATGCTTCAGAAATATGTGGGATTATTCTTTGTAGATCATCAACAGTGGTACGAGCAGAGAAGAACTGGGTTTCCTGTATTACCAAACAACGGAGGCTTGATGAATAACGCAAAAATGCCTCAGAGAATGCCTTATCCAACGGTTACAAAAGTTCAGAATTATGAAAATTATGTAACGGCTTCTCAAAATATGGGTGGTGACAATATCAATACAAAAATGTGGTGGAATCAGTAA
- a CDS encoding SusC/RagA family TonB-linked outer membrane protein, giving the protein MRKETQKLLLLSVLGLVSVNMAAQQQVKKDTIKNIDEVVVTALGIKRQDKSLGYVAEKVDAEVFENIQNNNWAQGLEGRVAGLKIQTAGAGPLGSARITLRGEKTFGLGGNYALIVVDGVPLSNSTTGTGTAAYGAGTGGDLPVDLGDGLNSINPDDIESVTVLKGASAAALYGSRAANGALMITTKSGKSKNGKLTVSFNSTLSYDSVLKWPDYQYQYGQGTLAKNTAGEFFYSYGASADGVSTGGTSSAFGPKFNGQSYFQYDPNLLGQSAERQLWRPYEDNIKGFWETGVTSSNNVSVESSTDKTNFRASLTYLDNKWMMPNTGFNRFNGAISLDHKVTDKFRISTKFNYANTKSDNLPATGYNNQSISYFMIFQNPNVDLAWYKPIWKPGQEEVDQIHPFSSFIDNPYLIAYKMLNGVEKKLITGNISATYDFNKNFSLMLRSGIEMLDEERTTKRPYSSANYLKGFYREQYIKNNEFNNDLLFTFKKDYGKFNVSANAGGSIRYNQYVMTDFRAEGLKVVGDYSLNNAIALITKVPKPNDQQMNSVYGLVSANYDNLIFLDVTARNDWSSTLNKDNRSFFYPSVSSSFILSDIFKLSSSNFNYWKLRASWAQVGLGGSPYQIDKYYTPSDFVGSVLTPSTYVTPNIRPQENTNIEAGMDLSALKNRLSYNFTLYQNTTVDEILGVSTPVESGYTTRIINAGEIRNRGIEMSLNAIPVKSKNFSWNVSANWSMNRNKVISLPEEYTGDNYYTISTVAGVLYYNAVVGGSLGDLYGFKLVRNVDGQVVYDATTGLPSRPDRVEKVGNAFPKWRAGFQNDFKIKNWQISFSFDGQYGGMAYSQTHHKMSEQGKLENTLMGRDNPSGTIVGQGVVLNPDGTYSPNTKAVGLAAYYGDYYRRANIETNTFDTSFIKLRDARIAYSFSKDVIAPLKLTELTLAVFGKNLWMWTKFPMFDPEVAALNDSTITPGAEIGQLPTARTVGFQVNLKF; this is encoded by the coding sequence ATGCGTAAAGAGACTCAAAAATTACTTCTTTTATCTGTGTTAGGATTAGTGAGCGTCAATATGGCAGCTCAGCAGCAGGTGAAGAAAGACACAATCAAAAATATCGATGAAGTTGTAGTAACCGCTCTGGGTATCAAAAGACAAGATAAATCCTTAGGTTATGTAGCCGAGAAAGTAGATGCTGAGGTTTTTGAAAACATTCAGAACAACAACTGGGCTCAAGGTCTTGAAGGCCGTGTTGCCGGTTTGAAAATTCAGACTGCAGGAGCGGGACCTCTTGGTTCTGCGAGAATTACACTTAGAGGAGAAAAAACATTTGGTTTGGGTGGAAATTATGCATTGATTGTTGTAGATGGTGTTCCTTTGAGTAATTCCACAACCGGTACCGGAACTGCAGCGTATGGTGCAGGAACGGGCGGGGATTTACCAGTAGATTTAGGTGATGGTCTTAATAGTATTAATCCAGATGATATTGAGTCGGTAACGGTTTTGAAAGGTGCTTCTGCGGCAGCATTGTATGGATCGAGAGCAGCTAATGGAGCCTTGATGATTACTACAAAGTCAGGGAAAAGTAAAAACGGTAAACTTACTGTTTCTTTTAATTCTACTTTAAGCTATGATTCTGTTTTAAAATGGCCGGATTATCAGTACCAGTATGGACAGGGAACTTTAGCTAAAAACACAGCAGGAGAATTTTTCTATTCTTACGGTGCATCTGCAGACGGTGTAAGTACAGGTGGAACGAGTAGTGCTTTCGGGCCAAAGTTCAACGGACAGTCTTACTTTCAATATGATCCTAATCTTTTAGGGCAAAGTGCAGAAAGACAATTATGGAGACCATATGAAGATAATATTAAGGGTTTTTGGGAGACAGGTGTAACTTCTTCTAATAATGTTTCTGTAGAAAGCAGCACAGATAAAACAAATTTTAGAGCCTCGTTAACTTACTTGGATAACAAATGGATGATGCCGAATACAGGTTTTAACCGTTTTAATGGTGCAATTTCATTAGATCATAAAGTAACAGATAAATTCAGAATTTCAACAAAATTCAACTACGCCAATACAAAAAGTGATAATCTTCCTGCAACGGGATACAACAATCAGTCGATTTCTTATTTCATGATTTTCCAGAATCCGAATGTTGATTTGGCTTGGTATAAACCAATCTGGAAACCGGGGCAAGAAGAAGTAGATCAGATTCATCCATTCAGTTCTTTTATTGATAATCCTTATTTAATAGCTTACAAAATGTTGAATGGGGTAGAAAAGAAATTAATTACCGGAAATATTTCTGCTACTTATGATTTCAACAAAAATTTCAGTTTGATGTTAAGGTCAGGAATCGAAATGCTTGATGAAGAAAGAACAACGAAGAGACCTTACAGTTCTGCCAATTACCTGAAAGGTTTCTACAGAGAGCAGTATATTAAGAATAATGAGTTTAATAATGATTTATTATTTACATTCAAAAAAGATTATGGCAAATTTAATGTTAGCGCAAATGCAGGAGGAAGTATTCGTTACAACCAATATGTAATGACCGATTTCCGTGCCGAAGGCTTAAAAGTTGTAGGAGACTATAGTCTTAATAACGCTATAGCACTTATTACAAAAGTTCCTAAACCCAACGATCAGCAAATGAACAGTGTGTATGGTTTAGTAAGTGCTAATTATGATAATTTAATATTCTTAGATGTTACAGCAAGAAATGACTGGAGCAGTACATTAAATAAAGATAATAGATCATTTTTTTATCCTTCAGTAAGTTCAAGTTTTATTCTTTCAGATATATTTAAATTATCAAGTTCGAATTTTAATTACTGGAAATTAAGAGCTTCTTGGGCACAGGTTGGTCTTGGAGGTTCACCTTATCAAATCGATAAATATTATACTCCAAGTGACTTTGTAGGGTCAGTGTTAACTCCAAGTACATATGTAACACCAAACATAAGACCTCAGGAAAACACCAATATCGAAGCTGGGATGGATCTTTCCGCTTTAAAAAATAGATTAAGCTACAATTTCACATTGTATCAAAATACAACAGTTGATGAAATATTAGGAGTTTCTACACCTGTAGAATCGGGATATACAACTCGTATCATTAATGCAGGAGAAATCAGAAACAGAGGTATTGAAATGAGTTTAAATGCAATTCCGGTAAAATCTAAAAACTTTAGCTGGAATGTTTCTGCAAACTGGTCTATGAATAGAAATAAAGTAATATCACTTCCTGAAGAATATACAGGTGATAATTATTACACAATTTCTACAGTAGCCGGAGTTTTATATTACAACGCAGTTGTTGGCGGTTCTTTGGGAGATCTTTATGGATTTAAATTAGTAAGAAACGTTGATGGACAAGTAGTTTATGATGCAACTACAGGACTTCCTTCAAGACCTGATCGAGTAGAAAAAGTAGGAAATGCTTTCCCGAAATGGAGAGCTGGTTTTCAAAATGATTTTAAAATTAAAAACTGGCAGATCAGTTTCTCATTTGATGGTCAGTATGGCGGAATGGCATATTCTCAAACTCATCACAAAATGTCTGAGCAAGGTAAGCTTGAGAATACTTTGATGGGAAGAGATAATCCTAGCGGAACGATTGTAGGACAAGGTGTTGTTTTAAATCCTGATGGAACTTACAGTCCGAATACAAAAGCAGTTGGTTTAGCCGCATATTACGGTGATTACTACAGAAGAGCCAATATTGAAACCAATACTTTCGACACTTCTTTCATCAAATTGAGAGATGCAAGAATTGCTTATTCATTTTCAAAAGATGTAATCGCTCCTTTAAAACTTACTGAACTTACTTTAGCAGTTTTTGGTAAAAACCTTTGGATGTGGACAAAGTTCCCAATGTTTGATCCTGAAGTTGCTGCTCTTAATGACTCTACAATTACTCCGGGTGCTGAAATTGGTCAGCTTCCAACGGCAAGAACTGTCGGTTTTCAAGTTAATTTAAAATTCTAA
- a CDS encoding TonB-dependent receptor, translating into MKKAKILLGLLFLGVGTIAYAQTTQASIVGKITGKKVQEKVKVTIVNESTGFRTVTETNSKGEYIFKEIPLGGPYTVIVNEEKKEGYNVNFGDQVTVNLDLDEGEKTIEEVVINGNLKNKIGNLGAATAISAKNIGILPVNGRNFTSLTDLSPLSGKNGNLSGQLGSSTNFTIDGMTAKNPTSAGSTTSRSGAPFSISIEALREFKITTNQYDVTLGRSGGGTVSAVTKSGTNKFSGSAWEYLRTNWLSSPYDIRGNKRDVDFSTSQFGFSLGGPIIKNKLHFFAAWDHQLDSRPLQIADIKSREDELRLNTTTATLNKFLDIARAKYGVGNSPQFGSFDKVRNSDAAFLRLDWQINDKNLLTLRNNFTYDLNKNGLGDNTAINAFESYGTDKNMDNSLLLTLRSNLKPNITNELKVQHLYTFQDSYQSDQLGHAVPRAIVENIITNIDGNKATNIQIGGHRFAQESFKNNVIQIVDNLYYNTDKIKYTFGVDFMYTKARSVYGSEVNGRFHFRENPTVNGGDNLFNFNNLISNRFYREVPLVEDPSVKSSIWNAGIYGQIQTKVAKGLDFMAGLRLDYGGYPKAQFNQKLFDEMGIRTDNQIKSFVIQPRFQFEWNVNEGNKDFLKFGAGIFSSDINNYMVINNLVFDGNHLATVDVNPSQIGLTPDFNSYRNDYNTVPTLSQYQLPTINYTGEDAKIPIVYKANISYTHFFNERFRAGVAGYMALGRNNYFYYDRNMRKDPFFTLDAEGGRGVFVPVGTIAANGVMDWKNSRINNNFGRVLELVSDGKVNQFSFVVDTSYRYWKDGEITASYTWSDIKDNTSYNGNVANSATLSTLVESDPRNLRMTYSDNQFRNKVVLYGNSPTIAGFTLGIRYSGIGGTRFSVTSGGNINGDFVDTNDLAYIFPQLTQSLIDDPEVGKALKNYITDYNNQIAERNGGKNGFYGVWDVRVAKKIKFEKIGAFELSVDIFNLANLLNREWGVNKSYGNMSLYRINKFDPVTKQFEYAKNTSGLAPLSGNPYQIQIGAKYSF; encoded by the coding sequence ATGAAAAAAGCAAAGATTTTATTGGGACTTCTGTTTTTGGGAGTAGGAACTATTGCCTATGCACAAACAACACAAGCTTCTATTGTGGGGAAAATTACAGGTAAGAAGGTTCAGGAAAAGGTGAAAGTTACCATCGTGAATGAGTCTACCGGTTTTCGTACAGTAACAGAAACTAATTCTAAAGGGGAGTATATTTTTAAAGAAATACCTTTAGGAGGACCTTATACGGTAATCGTAAATGAGGAGAAAAAGGAAGGCTACAATGTGAATTTTGGTGATCAGGTGACTGTGAATCTTGATTTGGATGAAGGTGAAAAAACGATTGAAGAAGTAGTGATCAATGGAAATCTTAAAAATAAAATAGGAAACTTAGGAGCAGCAACTGCCATTTCAGCGAAGAATATAGGAATTTTACCCGTAAACGGAAGAAATTTCACCAGTCTTACAGATTTGTCTCCTTTAAGCGGTAAAAACGGAAACTTATCTGGTCAGTTAGGTTCTTCTACCAACTTTACTATTGATGGAATGACGGCGAAAAACCCAACTTCTGCAGGATCTACAACCAGCCGAAGCGGTGCGCCTTTTTCTATATCGATTGAAGCGTTAAGAGAATTTAAAATCACAACCAACCAGTACGATGTTACCTTGGGTAGAAGTGGAGGTGGAACGGTGAGTGCGGTTACAAAATCAGGTACCAATAAATTTTCAGGAAGTGCTTGGGAATATTTGAGAACCAACTGGCTTTCGAGTCCGTATGATATTCGTGGAAACAAGAGAGATGTTGATTTTTCTACTTCTCAGTTCGGGTTTTCATTGGGTGGACCGATTATTAAAAATAAGCTACATTTTTTCGCAGCTTGGGATCATCAGTTAGATTCTAGACCTTTGCAGATTGCAGATATCAAATCGCGTGAAGATGAGTTGAGATTAAATACTACAACAGCGACACTTAATAAATTCCTTGATATTGCAAGAGCAAAATACGGTGTTGGAAATTCTCCACAATTTGGAAGTTTTGATAAAGTAAGGAATTCTGATGCCGCATTTTTACGTTTAGACTGGCAGATTAATGATAAAAACTTATTGACATTAAGAAACAATTTTACTTACGATCTCAATAAAAACGGATTAGGAGACAATACAGCGATTAATGCATTTGAGTCTTATGGAACCGATAAAAACATGGATAACAGTTTGTTGTTAACTTTAAGATCAAACTTAAAGCCTAATATAACGAACGAATTGAAAGTGCAGCATTTATATACTTTCCAGGACAGTTATCAAAGTGACCAGTTGGGACATGCTGTTCCGAGAGCGATCGTAGAAAATATAATCACTAATATTGACGGAAACAAGGCGACAAATATTCAGATCGGAGGTCACCGTTTTGCGCAGGAAAGCTTCAAAAATAATGTGATCCAGATTGTAGATAACTTGTACTACAATACCGATAAGATTAAATATACTTTTGGGGTAGATTTCATGTACACAAAAGCAAGATCTGTGTACGGAAGCGAGGTCAACGGAAGATTCCATTTCAGAGAAAATCCTACGGTAAACGGTGGCGATAACCTATTTAATTTTAATAATCTTATTTCTAACAGATTTTACAGAGAAGTTCCTTTGGTAGAAGATCCTTCTGTGAAGTCGAGTATTTGGAATGCAGGTATTTACGGTCAGATTCAGACGAAAGTTGCAAAAGGATTAGATTTTATGGCTGGTTTAAGGCTTGATTACGGTGGTTATCCGAAAGCTCAGTTTAATCAGAAATTATTTGACGAAATGGGAATCCGAACTGATAATCAGATTAAATCATTTGTTATTCAGCCAAGATTTCAGTTTGAGTGGAATGTGAATGAAGGAAATAAAGATTTCTTAAAATTCGGAGCTGGAATTTTCTCTTCAGACATCAACAATTATATGGTAATCAATAATTTGGTGTTTGATGGTAATCATTTAGCAACGGTTGATGTTAACCCTTCACAAATTGGTCTTACTCCGGATTTCAACAGCTACAGAAACGATTACAATACCGTTCCTACATTATCTCAATATCAGCTTCCGACCATTAATTATACAGGGGAAGATGCGAAAATTCCGATTGTTTACAAAGCAAATATCTCGTATACGCATTTCTTCAATGAAAGATTCAGAGCCGGAGTTGCGGGTTATATGGCTTTAGGTAGAAACAATTATTTCTATTATGACAGAAATATGAGAAAAGACCCTTTTTTCACATTAGATGCCGAAGGTGGAAGAGGTGTTTTTGTCCCAGTTGGTACAATAGCCGCAAATGGTGTAATGGATTGGAAAAACAGTAGAATTAACAATAACTTCGGAAGAGTTCTTGAATTGGTAAGTGATGGTAAAGTGAATCAATTCTCTTTTGTAGTTGATACAAGTTACCGTTACTGGAAAGACGGAGAAATTACCGCAAGTTACACTTGGTCAGATATTAAAGATAATACTTCTTACAACGGAAACGTAGCGAATTCTGCAACATTGTCAACATTGGTAGAAAGTGATCCCAGAAATCTGAGAATGACTTATTCTGACAACCAGTTCAGAAACAAAGTAGTTTTATATGGAAACTCACCTACAATTGCAGGATTTACTTTAGGAATCAGATATTCAGGAATTGGAGGAACACGTTTCTCTGTAACTTCGGGAGGGAATATTAATGGAGACTTTGTTGATACTAATGATTTAGCATACATTTTCCCTCAATTGACGCAATCTTTGATTGATGATCCTGAAGTTGGGAAAGCTTTAAAAAATTACATCACAGATTACAATAACCAAATTGCAGAAAGAAACGGCGGAAAGAACGGATTCTACGGAGTTTGGGATGTACGTGTAGCGAAAAAAATTAAGTTTGAAAAAATTGGAGCTTTTGAACTTTCTGTTGATATTTTCAACTTGGCCAATTTACTTAACAGAGAATGGGGGGTAAACAAATCTTATGGAAATATGTCTTTGTATAGAATAAACAAATTCGACCCGGTTACAAAACAGTTTGAATATGCTAAAAATACCAGCGGTTTAGCACCTTTATCAGGGAACCCTTATCAGATCCAGATCGGAGCAAAATATTCATTCTAA
- a CDS encoding glycerophosphodiester phosphodiesterase family protein — MKKFILGFAVLTTVFMNAQTQIIAHRGYFQTQPPTTENSITALQNAQKLKIYGSEFDVRMSKDGVLVINHDEHHGKMEISETDFKELAKLKLSNGEKYPTLKDYLKSGKKDKALKLIVEIKPAKTEALENEMVEKTVKMIKEMKLESQCEYISFSLNICKQIKKIALDFKVQYLRGELSPQQIKDEGLDGLDYHYSVFQKNPTWISEANALGLITNSWTVNDIEIYNELKKQGVKFVTTNIPDQLKNK, encoded by the coding sequence ATGAAAAAGTTTATCTTAGGGTTTGCAGTTTTAACGACAGTTTTTATGAATGCACAAACCCAAATTATTGCGCACAGAGGTTATTTTCAGACGCAGCCTCCAACAACGGAAAATTCTATTACAGCATTACAAAATGCTCAAAAATTAAAGATTTACGGATCTGAGTTTGATGTAAGGATGTCTAAAGACGGCGTTTTGGTCATTAACCACGACGAACATCACGGTAAAATGGAAATTTCTGAAACCGATTTCAAAGAACTGGCAAAACTGAAACTTTCAAACGGTGAAAAATATCCGACTCTAAAAGATTATTTGAAATCGGGTAAAAAAGACAAGGCTTTAAAGCTTATTGTAGAAATAAAACCAGCAAAAACTGAAGCTTTAGAAAACGAAATGGTTGAAAAAACCGTTAAGATGATTAAAGAAATGAAGCTTGAATCTCAATGTGAATATATTTCATTTAGCTTAAATATCTGCAAGCAGATCAAAAAAATAGCTCTCGATTTTAAAGTTCAGTATTTGAGAGGTGAACTTTCTCCACAACAGATCAAAGACGAAGGTTTAGACGGATTAGATTATCACTATTCAGTATTTCAGAAAAACCCGACATGGATTTCTGAAGCCAATGCTTTAGGATTAATCACCAATTCCTGGACGGTAAATGACATTGAAATTTATAATGAATTGAAAAAACAAGGAGTAAAATTTGTTACTACCAATATTCCGGATCAGTTGAAGAATAAATAA
- the ligA gene encoding NAD-dependent DNA ligase LigA, which translates to MSENIQHKIEQLRKELHQHNENYYLLDEPSISDFEFDLLLKELQDLEAQYPEFHDDNSPTIRVGGGVTKIFPTIQHQFRMYSLDNSYDFDDLEDWEKRIIKTIDEPVEFVAELKYDGASISILYENGKLSQAVTRGDGFQGDEITANVRTISDIPLKLNGDFPERFFMRGEIYLTRKNFDKINKLREEEGLDPFMNPRNTASGSLKMQDSGEVRKRRLSSVLYQFVSDEIPAETHWELLHQAKNWGFKISDQAKLCKNLDEIKEFINFWDTERHNLPFEIDGIVLKVNSIKQQRQLGYTAKSPRWAMAYKFKAEKVETELQSVSYQVGRTGAITPVANLKPVLLAGTIVKRASLHNEDIIKKLDLHEKDFVFVEKGGEIIPKIVGVNTEKRTSESKEIEYIKNCPECGTELVKVEDQAIHFCPNDLHCPPQVVGRMIHYVSRKALNIDNLGSETIEQLYKEKLVENPADFYALTKEQLLPLERMAEKSAQNIITGIERSKEIAFEKVLYGIGIKHIGETVAKKLVKNFNTIDDLKNATAEELCQVEDIGMKIAVSIVDFFNNSENVLMLERLKSYGVQLEKGENTNEVLSNALEGKTFLFTGKLSLFTRESAEEMVEKHNGKNISAVSKNLNYLVVGEKAGSKLKKAQDIGTITILDEQQFLDLIEK; encoded by the coding sequence ATGTCCGAAAACATTCAGCATAAAATAGAGCAACTCCGTAAAGAACTTCATCAGCATAATGAAAATTATTATCTGTTGGATGAACCCAGTATTTCAGATTTTGAGTTTGATTTATTATTAAAAGAACTTCAGGATCTGGAAGCGCAATATCCGGAATTCCATGATGACAACTCTCCTACAATTCGTGTTGGAGGTGGTGTCACAAAAATATTCCCAACCATTCAACATCAGTTTAGAATGTATTCTTTGGATAATTCTTACGACTTTGATGATTTGGAAGACTGGGAAAAACGAATCATTAAAACCATTGATGAACCTGTAGAATTTGTTGCCGAGCTCAAATATGACGGTGCTTCAATTTCTATTCTTTATGAAAACGGAAAATTATCACAAGCGGTAACTCGTGGTGACGGTTTTCAGGGAGACGAAATCACAGCCAATGTGCGAACAATTTCAGATATTCCGTTGAAGCTAAACGGAGATTTTCCTGAAAGGTTTTTTATGCGTGGCGAAATTTATTTAACCCGAAAAAATTTCGACAAAATAAACAAACTGCGTGAAGAAGAAGGTTTAGACCCGTTTATGAACCCAAGAAACACAGCCAGTGGAAGCTTGAAAATGCAGGATAGCGGTGAAGTGAGAAAACGCAGACTTTCATCGGTTCTTTACCAATTTGTTTCGGACGAAATTCCTGCCGAAACGCATTGGGAATTGCTTCATCAGGCAAAAAACTGGGGATTTAAAATATCAGATCAGGCAAAACTCTGCAAAAATTTAGATGAAATTAAAGAGTTTATTAATTTCTGGGACACAGAAAGACATAATCTTCCTTTTGAAATTGACGGAATTGTTCTAAAAGTCAACTCAATAAAACAACAAAGACAGCTTGGTTACACCGCAAAATCTCCACGTTGGGCAATGGCTTATAAATTTAAAGCCGAGAAAGTAGAAACCGAATTACAAAGTGTTTCTTATCAAGTCGGAAGAACCGGAGCCATTACTCCTGTTGCCAACTTAAAACCTGTTTTATTGGCCGGAACTATTGTAAAAAGAGCTTCTCTTCATAATGAAGACATCATCAAAAAATTGGATCTTCACGAAAAAGATTTTGTTTTTGTAGAAAAAGGTGGCGAAATTATTCCTAAAATTGTTGGTGTAAATACAGAAAAAAGAACATCTGAAAGCAAAGAAATTGAATATATCAAAAATTGCCCAGAATGTGGAACTGAGCTTGTAAAAGTAGAAGATCAGGCCATTCATTTTTGTCCGAACGATTTACATTGTCCGCCTCAAGTCGTGGGAAGAATGATTCATTATGTTTCTAGAAAGGCTTTGAATATCGATAATTTGGGAAGTGAGACCATCGAACAGCTTTACAAAGAAAAACTGGTTGAAAATCCTGCAGATTTTTATGCTTTAACAAAAGAACAGCTTCTTCCATTGGAAAGAATGGCTGAAAAATCGGCGCAAAATATCATCACCGGAATTGAAAGATCAAAAGAGATTGCTTTTGAAAAAGTTTTATACGGAATCGGAATTAAGCATATCGGAGAAACTGTTGCTAAAAAATTAGTCAAAAACTTCAACACGATTGACGATTTAAAAAATGCAACTGCAGAAGAATTGTGTCAGGTAGAAGATATCGGGATGAAAATCGCTGTAAGTATTGTTGATTTCTTTAATAATTCTGAAAACGTTTTAATGCTTGAAAGATTAAAATCTTACGGCGTACAGTTGGAAAAAGGTGAAAATACGAACGAAGTTTTATCGAATGCTTTGGAAGGAAAAACTTTCTTATTTACAGGAAAACTCTCACTTTTCACCAGAGAATCAGCTGAAGAAATGGTAGAAAAGCACAACGGAAAAAACATTTCTGCAGTTTCTAAAAACCTGAATTATTTGGTTGTTGGTGAAAAAGCAGGAAGCAAACTGAAGAAAGCCCAAGACATTGGTACGATCACAATTCTTGATGAACAGCAGTTTTTGGATCTGATTGAGAAATAA